A genomic segment from Bradysia coprophila strain Holo2 chromosome III, BU_Bcop_v1, whole genome shotgun sequence encodes:
- the LOC119079870 gene encoding protein nervous wreck isoform X2, translating to MQPPPRKGNYVKFLKNLHSEQLAKLQLKNQHECELLEDIRQFTIKRSAIEKSYSEALLKISSAYLNKKMANIPEIKLDGTEKWNMWSVWQTVLEENEKLAKARLAAIEVFQQQIADEAKNLREYKIHISKKCVNQLGNIQKEVQTTVQKVDLTKKSYFDEEHSAHGVRDKARDIEEKLKKKKGSFFQSITSLQKNSARVTSRKEELEEKSTGARNDYLLSLAQANAHQNRYFAVDLQTTMTTMENYVFERIAEYLTLMGRTELLTCSATQNSFSKIRDQAQQLTREYNVQCCYLFYPVLKQHISYDFEPCDNDLVTKITAEHDSAAATLSREAKMFASRIVRENNAIRDNARKLAVCVQMRDAGQRTDPNDPNGPDLETKMEEFRENIRKSETEKAKSEACLECLRAGGVNVDEWMQEAETLGVQEIPRSSSSLSMRTDASGQGEQQSTDSFYDSDNTDQEAHPSSTQKETPSRQPEVVEDDSSQSESDEGDVDAMLDRERQKIEQLTAGWDDPTTVDWGAVEGSTQPDAVPATTGPIFKCTALYSYSAQNPDELTIVENEQLEVIGEGDGDGWLRARNYRGEEGYVPHNYLDVERDVPIDTSNQQQLQTQMSFSSVDYTIENEDQEVYQDSTVQSPDQVSVISAPVAAKSNEPQQEWCIALYDYDASAEDELTFEENQIIKIVNKSPHGVDDGWWEGELNGVIGNFPSLVVEECDANGEPFTESDDESPPPSIPPVFSPPKAPMVPFMAELQQAVQKVEVDMAENTSKQEVSAGKFEIELSGNKQKHYGKQFAGAPTPVLVLETDSGSGSDHDHTDDGEEAEPVKKPSKDVKSKKVVVDEHPTDIGLGFVHISVTAATPMVEDAEKTFKDTIEEEDESEDPDESFEKDVAEAVDEILEEAQAQTASVVATSQPQMPSKPPPTNPPPNPPPNHPPNPPPNPPSKKAPTRPTQPPSQPPPQPPPQPEPDNNQFEANFEANFEANFEANFDDAFGESSPEPEPPKQVVGGRASIPDDLDSAQLARLQNLKESNA from the exons ATGCAGCCACCGCCTAGAAAA GGAAACTACGTGAAGTTTCTCAAGAATCTCCATTCCGAGCAGTTGGCTAAACTTCAATTGAAAAACCAACATGAGTGTGAACTACTTGAGGACATTCGGCAGTTCACAATCAAAAGATCAGCCATTGAAAAGTCGTACAGTGAGGCATTGCTTAAAATTTCGTCAGCTTACTTGAATAAGAAAATGGCTAACATTCCTGAAATCAAACTAGATGGAACGGAAAAATG gAACATGTGGAGTGTGTGGCAGACTGTACtcgaagaaaatgaaaaattggctAAGGCACGATTGGCTGCTATCGAGgtatttcaacaacaaattgCAGATGAAGCCAAGAATCTTCGAGAATACAAAATTCACATAAGCAAGAAATGCGTAAATCAATTAGGCAACATTCAAAAAGAAGTTCAAACAACTGTTCAAAAGGTGGATCTTACTAAAAAATCGTACTTCGATGAGGAGCATAGTGCTCACGGCGTACGAGATAAGGCCAGGGATATTGAAGAGAAgcttaagaagaagaagggaTCATTTTTCCAATCGATAACGTCGTTACAGAAAAATAGTGCTCGAGTTACGTCGCGAAAGGAAGAattagaagaaaaatcaacTGGTGCTCGTAACGATTATCTTTTGAGTCTGGCCCAAGCCAATGCTCATCAAAATCGGTACTTTGCCGTTGATCTGCAAACGACCATgacaacaatggaaaattatgtttttgagCGCATTGCCGAGTATTTGACTCTTATGGGGCGAACGGAATTATTAACCTGTTCAGCCACACAAAATTCGTTCAGTAAAATTCGAGATCAAGCTCAACAGTTGACAAGGGAATATAACGTTCAATGTTGTTACCTATTCTATCCTGTGCTAAAGCAACACATTTCATACGATTTCGAGCCATGCGACAACGATCTAGTAACTAAAATTACAGCCGAACACGATTCAGCTGCAGCAACGCTCAGCCGAgaagcaaaaatgtttgcttCGCGTATTGTACGGGAAAATAACGCAATCCGAGATAATGCTAGAAAATTGGCAGTCTGTGTACAAATGAGAGATGCCGGTCAGAGAACAGATCCAAATGACCCGAATGGGCCAGACCtagaaacaaaaatggaagAGTTTAGAGAAAATATTCGAAAGTCTGAAACTGAGAAGGCAAAATCGGAAGCGTGTCTAGAATGTTTGAGGGCTGGCGGTGTTAATGTGGACGAATGGATGCAAGAAGCGGAGACATTAGGCGTTCAGGAGATACCCCGTTCATCTAGCTCATTGTCAATGCGAACGGATGCATCCGGACAAGGTGAACAACAAAGCACCGACTCATTTTATGACAGCGACAATACGGATCAAGAAGCACATCCTAGTAGCACACAAAAAGAAACTCCTTCTCGACAGCCCGAAGTTGTGGAAGATGATAGCTCGCAGTCTGAATCGGATGAAGGCGACGTTGATGCTATGCTGGATCGAGAACGTCAGAAAATTGAACAGTTAACAGCAGGTTGGGACGATCCAACAACTGTGGATTGGGGCGCAGTGGAAGGTTCGACTCAGCCCGATGCAGTTCCAGCAACTACTGGACCCATATTCAAGTGCACTGCGCTCTATTCGTATTCAG caCAAAACCCTGACGAATTAACAATAGTAGAGAACGAACAATTGGAAGTGATTGGTGAAGGTGATGGAGATGGTTGGCTTAGAGCCAGAAATTATCGAGGTGAGGAAGGTTATGTGCCTCACAATTACTTGGATGTGGAACGAGACGTTCCGATCGATACTAGCAATCAACAGCAACTGCAAACACAAATGTCCTTTTCATCTGTCGATTA CACCATTGAAAATGAAGATCAAGAGGTCTATCAGGATTCAACAGTACAATCTCCAGACCAAGTTTCGGTTATATCAGCGCCGGTAGCGGCAAAATCGAACGAACCGCAACAAGAATGGTGTATTGCGTTGTACGACTATGATGCATCAGCCGAAGATGAATTAACATtcgaagaaaatcaaattatcaaaattgtcAATAAGTCTCCACATGGTGTTGATGATGGATGGTGGGAAGGCGAATTGAATGGAGTTATCGGCAATTTCCCATCATTGGTTGTAGAAGAGTGTGACGCAAATGGTGAACCATTCACAGAGTCTGACGACGAATCACCGCCACCATCAATTCCACCAGTTTTCTCGCCTCCAAAAGCTCCGATGGTTCCGTTCATGGCAGAGTTACAACAGGCTGTACAGAAAGTGGAAGTAGATATGG CTGAAAACACATCCAAGCAAGAAGTTAGTGccggaaaatttgaaattgaattgtccGGAAACAAACAGAAACACTACGGTAAACAGTTTGCCGGCGCTCCCACTCCAg TCTTAGTATTGGAAACGGATTCG GGTTCGGGTTCCGATCATGATCATACAGATGATGGCGAAGAGGCAGAGCCGGTGAAAAAACCCTCGAAGGATGTGAAATCGAAGAAAGTTGTTGTTGACGAGCATCCCACTGACATTGGTTTAGGATTCGTCCACATATCCGTCACAGCCGCCACTCCAATGGTAGAAGACGCAGAAAAAACGTTTAAAGACACAATCGAAGAGGAAGATGAAAGTGAAGATCCGGACGAAAGTTTCGAGAAAGATGTAGCAGAAGCAGTCGACGAAATTCTTGAAGAAGCTCAAGCGCAAACTGCCTCAGTTGTAGCAACATCTCAGCCCCAAATGCCATCAAAACCCCCACCAACAAATCCTCCACCAAATCCTCCACCAAATCATCCACCAAATCCACCACCAAATCCTCCGTCAAAGAAAGCTCCAACGAGACCAACGCAACCTCCATCTCAGCCTCCGCCCCAACCTCCACCACAACCTGAACCCGATAATAATCAATTCGAAGCAAATTTTGAGGCGAACTTTGAAGCCAATTTCGAAGCTAATTTCGATGATGCATTCGGTGAATCATCGCCAGAACCAGAACCACCAAAACAGGTGGTCGGCGGACGAGCTAGCATACCCGATGATCTAGATTCAGCACAACTGGCCCgattacaaaatttgaaagaatcaAATGCATAA
- the LOC119079870 gene encoding protein nervous wreck isoform X1 — translation MENGILKQRKKLYTKTVHLGNYVKFLKNLHSEQLAKLQLKNQHECELLEDIRQFTIKRSAIEKSYSEALLKISSAYLNKKMANIPEIKLDGTEKWNMWSVWQTVLEENEKLAKARLAAIEVFQQQIADEAKNLREYKIHISKKCVNQLGNIQKEVQTTVQKVDLTKKSYFDEEHSAHGVRDKARDIEEKLKKKKGSFFQSITSLQKNSARVTSRKEELEEKSTGARNDYLLSLAQANAHQNRYFAVDLQTTMTTMENYVFERIAEYLTLMGRTELLTCSATQNSFSKIRDQAQQLTREYNVQCCYLFYPVLKQHISYDFEPCDNDLVTKITAEHDSAAATLSREAKMFASRIVRENNAIRDNARKLAVCVQMRDAGQRTDPNDPNGPDLETKMEEFRENIRKSETEKAKSEACLECLRAGGVNVDEWMQEAETLGVQEIPRSSSSLSMRTDASGQGEQQSTDSFYDSDNTDQEAHPSSTQKETPSRQPEVVEDDSSQSESDEGDVDAMLDRERQKIEQLTAGWDDPTTVDWGAVEGSTQPDAVPATTGPIFKCTALYSYSAQNPDELTIVENEQLEVIGEGDGDGWLRARNYRGEEGYVPHNYLDVERDVPIDTSNQQQLQTQMSFSSVDYTIENEDQEVYQDSTVQSPDQVSVISAPVAAKSNEPQQEWCIALYDYDASAEDELTFEENQIIKIVNKSPHGVDDGWWEGELNGVIGNFPSLVVEECDANGEPFTESDDESPPPSIPPVFSPPKAPMVPFMAELQQAVQKVEVDMAENTSKQEVSAGKFEIELSGNKQKHYGKQFAGAPTPVLVLETDSGSGSDHDHTDDGEEAEPVKKPSKDVKSKKVVVDEHPTDIGLGFVHISVTAATPMVEDAEKTFKDTIEEEDESEDPDESFEKDVAEAVDEILEEAQAQTASVVATSQPQMPSKPPPTNPPPNPPPNHPPNPPPNPPSKKAPTRPTQPPSQPPPQPPPQPEPDNNQFEANFEANFEANFEANFDDAFGESSPEPEPPKQVVGGRASIPDDLDSAQLARLQNLKESNA, via the exons atggaaaatggaattcTTAAACAACGGAAGAAACTGTATACGAAGACTGTTCATCTG GGAAACTACGTGAAGTTTCTCAAGAATCTCCATTCCGAGCAGTTGGCTAAACTTCAATTGAAAAACCAACATGAGTGTGAACTACTTGAGGACATTCGGCAGTTCACAATCAAAAGATCAGCCATTGAAAAGTCGTACAGTGAGGCATTGCTTAAAATTTCGTCAGCTTACTTGAATAAGAAAATGGCTAACATTCCTGAAATCAAACTAGATGGAACGGAAAAATG gAACATGTGGAGTGTGTGGCAGACTGTACtcgaagaaaatgaaaaattggctAAGGCACGATTGGCTGCTATCGAGgtatttcaacaacaaattgCAGATGAAGCCAAGAATCTTCGAGAATACAAAATTCACATAAGCAAGAAATGCGTAAATCAATTAGGCAACATTCAAAAAGAAGTTCAAACAACTGTTCAAAAGGTGGATCTTACTAAAAAATCGTACTTCGATGAGGAGCATAGTGCTCACGGCGTACGAGATAAGGCCAGGGATATTGAAGAGAAgcttaagaagaagaagggaTCATTTTTCCAATCGATAACGTCGTTACAGAAAAATAGTGCTCGAGTTACGTCGCGAAAGGAAGAattagaagaaaaatcaacTGGTGCTCGTAACGATTATCTTTTGAGTCTGGCCCAAGCCAATGCTCATCAAAATCGGTACTTTGCCGTTGATCTGCAAACGACCATgacaacaatggaaaattatgtttttgagCGCATTGCCGAGTATTTGACTCTTATGGGGCGAACGGAATTATTAACCTGTTCAGCCACACAAAATTCGTTCAGTAAAATTCGAGATCAAGCTCAACAGTTGACAAGGGAATATAACGTTCAATGTTGTTACCTATTCTATCCTGTGCTAAAGCAACACATTTCATACGATTTCGAGCCATGCGACAACGATCTAGTAACTAAAATTACAGCCGAACACGATTCAGCTGCAGCAACGCTCAGCCGAgaagcaaaaatgtttgcttCGCGTATTGTACGGGAAAATAACGCAATCCGAGATAATGCTAGAAAATTGGCAGTCTGTGTACAAATGAGAGATGCCGGTCAGAGAACAGATCCAAATGACCCGAATGGGCCAGACCtagaaacaaaaatggaagAGTTTAGAGAAAATATTCGAAAGTCTGAAACTGAGAAGGCAAAATCGGAAGCGTGTCTAGAATGTTTGAGGGCTGGCGGTGTTAATGTGGACGAATGGATGCAAGAAGCGGAGACATTAGGCGTTCAGGAGATACCCCGTTCATCTAGCTCATTGTCAATGCGAACGGATGCATCCGGACAAGGTGAACAACAAAGCACCGACTCATTTTATGACAGCGACAATACGGATCAAGAAGCACATCCTAGTAGCACACAAAAAGAAACTCCTTCTCGACAGCCCGAAGTTGTGGAAGATGATAGCTCGCAGTCTGAATCGGATGAAGGCGACGTTGATGCTATGCTGGATCGAGAACGTCAGAAAATTGAACAGTTAACAGCAGGTTGGGACGATCCAACAACTGTGGATTGGGGCGCAGTGGAAGGTTCGACTCAGCCCGATGCAGTTCCAGCAACTACTGGACCCATATTCAAGTGCACTGCGCTCTATTCGTATTCAG caCAAAACCCTGACGAATTAACAATAGTAGAGAACGAACAATTGGAAGTGATTGGTGAAGGTGATGGAGATGGTTGGCTTAGAGCCAGAAATTATCGAGGTGAGGAAGGTTATGTGCCTCACAATTACTTGGATGTGGAACGAGACGTTCCGATCGATACTAGCAATCAACAGCAACTGCAAACACAAATGTCCTTTTCATCTGTCGATTA CACCATTGAAAATGAAGATCAAGAGGTCTATCAGGATTCAACAGTACAATCTCCAGACCAAGTTTCGGTTATATCAGCGCCGGTAGCGGCAAAATCGAACGAACCGCAACAAGAATGGTGTATTGCGTTGTACGACTATGATGCATCAGCCGAAGATGAATTAACATtcgaagaaaatcaaattatcaaaattgtcAATAAGTCTCCACATGGTGTTGATGATGGATGGTGGGAAGGCGAATTGAATGGAGTTATCGGCAATTTCCCATCATTGGTTGTAGAAGAGTGTGACGCAAATGGTGAACCATTCACAGAGTCTGACGACGAATCACCGCCACCATCAATTCCACCAGTTTTCTCGCCTCCAAAAGCTCCGATGGTTCCGTTCATGGCAGAGTTACAACAGGCTGTACAGAAAGTGGAAGTAGATATGG CTGAAAACACATCCAAGCAAGAAGTTAGTGccggaaaatttgaaattgaattgtccGGAAACAAACAGAAACACTACGGTAAACAGTTTGCCGGCGCTCCCACTCCAg TCTTAGTATTGGAAACGGATTCG GGTTCGGGTTCCGATCATGATCATACAGATGATGGCGAAGAGGCAGAGCCGGTGAAAAAACCCTCGAAGGATGTGAAATCGAAGAAAGTTGTTGTTGACGAGCATCCCACTGACATTGGTTTAGGATTCGTCCACATATCCGTCACAGCCGCCACTCCAATGGTAGAAGACGCAGAAAAAACGTTTAAAGACACAATCGAAGAGGAAGATGAAAGTGAAGATCCGGACGAAAGTTTCGAGAAAGATGTAGCAGAAGCAGTCGACGAAATTCTTGAAGAAGCTCAAGCGCAAACTGCCTCAGTTGTAGCAACATCTCAGCCCCAAATGCCATCAAAACCCCCACCAACAAATCCTCCACCAAATCCTCCACCAAATCATCCACCAAATCCACCACCAAATCCTCCGTCAAAGAAAGCTCCAACGAGACCAACGCAACCTCCATCTCAGCCTCCGCCCCAACCTCCACCACAACCTGAACCCGATAATAATCAATTCGAAGCAAATTTTGAGGCGAACTTTGAAGCCAATTTCGAAGCTAATTTCGATGATGCATTCGGTGAATCATCGCCAGAACCAGAACCACCAAAACAGGTGGTCGGCGGACGAGCTAGCATACCCGATGATCTAGATTCAGCACAACTGGCCCgattacaaaatttgaaagaatcaAATGCATAA